Part of the Panicum virgatum strain AP13 chromosome 4N, P.virgatum_v5, whole genome shotgun sequence genome is shown below.
GTGTGTTTGAAAGAGTTATAAAATTGTAATGGTATGGTTTTAATAtgatgaattgtaatggcaaattaataaattaaagtaattgtaatggcacggatcccattaatttttttttagcaTTGCCTTTATCTATCGCTACCACCCGCACTACTCGACCCGTGACTCCCCTTCCTTCCTCGTCTGTCGGCCGGCGTCACTCCCCCCCTCcttccctgctccgccgccgggtggctcctctccctctccttccgcCGCGGATCCATGGCGATGTGGAGGGCCGCCGCGAGGCAGCTGGTCGACCGGGCGCTCGGCGCAAGGGCCGCGCACGTAATCTATCCGATCCTctcctttttttcccctttctcgTTGCGTTCTCGTTTCCGTGCTCCGCTTCTCCCTGCGGACTCCTCGCGCGGCCGTTGATCCGTCGCGGTACCCGAGTCCAGCCTCGGGAAAGAGCGCGGGCTTCCGCTTGCGATTCTGCCGCTTCAGGTCAGCGTGTGATTATTTGGGCCCGGGGGAGTTCCGGAGTTCCGCGGTCTCCTCTTCCCGCGTGAAATTTGGCAGAGAATTTTGTTCGCATCAGATGTAGAACTCTGTTGTTCGCATCAGatgtagaactctggaggctgATTAAGCAGTCCGATGTGTGAAGGCTGGGCTCTTATCGGCTTCTCTCTCTGTGTTCCGCAGACGTCTGCAGGCAGCAAGAAGATCGTGGGGGTGTTCTACAAGGCTGGCGAGTACTTCGACAAGAACCCCAACTTCGTCGGATGCGTCGAGGGGGCACTCGGCATCCGCAGCTGGCTCGAATCACAGGGCCATCACTACATTGTCACTGATGACAAGGAGGGCCCCAACAGCGGTCAGTAGCTCCCCAAAGATCAGTGTTTGTTACTGTTATTTTTTCCCCTTCTCAAGTCTTCTGTACTTCTGAACTCGTAGAATTCTGATATAGTCTCATAGAAGCATCCATAGTCCACGTATGGTGCCTCCTTTACATGAAAAGCTCTGGTGTTTAGGTTGCTACATGATgcatatatgaatatatgataTAATATATCTTGCCAACGAAGACTCTTCTTTTCTCTATTTATACAGCACTGTTTTACATCCTTTCCAATTTCCATGGTTCATGGCAGAGGGAAAAATTGTTTTCTTGATTAAATGATTGACGGCTGATGAGTAGTgtggttagagcatctccaaaagacTCTGTAAAAAGAGTTAGATAGGTAAAAATGGATAAATCCCTTTAAAATCAGCATCCAACAGCCTCTTTATAGTGCTCCCTTCGCCATCCCAATCGGCATCCCACCTCCCGCCCTCGGCATCTTTGCCGTGCGGGCCTTTCTCGCTATCTCGCCTGCACCGTACCCTCCGATTCGCCCCTCCCAAGCTGTGTGGAGCTTCCCGGCGTGGCTCCCGCCCTCCCCCTGGCGCGAGCTCCCCAGCAAGGCGGCCGGCAAGAAGGCACAGCTGTCCACGCAAGATGGAGAGgcacgcggcagcggcggcagctttCGGCGCCACGGACGACGATGCTCGATGCTCGCCCCATCACCGCCACCAGACACCACCAGTGCCCCACTACACGCTGTCTCCATTCAGCTCGGTGCTCCCGTGGCTGTCCACCTCATCCGAGAAGCActtcagctgctgctgctcgccacAGCCGCCATGGTGGTGCTGGTGGgactgctgctgcggcggcggcgtggtgaagTGGATGGGCACCACATCCTTGCGATCTTGGTATAGGTGCTCCTGGTTCATGTCCCTCTTGCTTAGCGACATGAACTTGGTCGCGAGAAGGAGAAACACCAGTGAGCAATCAGGTAGTACAAGCTGGAAAGATGCGGCTGCGACAGCGAGAGCGAAGGGGAGAGCTTGTGTCCCAAGAGCACGGGCAGCGGCAAGTGGCGATGGCAGCGTCAAGGGATGCTCCGGCGGCTGGAGAAGCTGTTGCATTTGTCACCCTTTGAATAGCTAAATAGCTAGTTAAATGGCTAGCTAAATGGAATTTGGCTAGTGTGATTTGAaaaagctcttggagatgctcttacctCTGGCTTAACCCTACTTTGCATGCAATTCGGGAATTACACAGGAATTAGCTTTAAGCTTGTCATACTTGCTTATAGCTGTATCACTGTAGATGTTCAGGCATGCCAATTCTGCATCTGTGTTTTAACCTTAACATTCTTTTATGCTTCAATTTTTACAAAGGTGACAGTATACAACTTTTTTTTACATATATTTGTAACTCTTACTGTTGTTGGGCGACAAAGGTCAGTTGCCTAGCAGTGGGCCCTGCGCAGGTTATTTGTAACCTGCTCACCCACCATGGTTTGCGTTGCGACTTAGAGTCCTAGGACTATCTCCTTCTCTACTCAATGACATAACTAGtacaaattatttttgcaaTTAAAATTGCTGTTTTCATGGGACTGATTATTGTTTTCACTAAATTGTGTTCTTATTTCCAGAACTGGAGAGGCACATTGAAGACATGCATGTCCTGATTACCACCCCGTTCCACCCAGCTTATGTTACTGCAGAGAGGATTAAGAAGGCAAAGAACCTTGAGCTTCTTCTCACGGCTGGAATCGGCTCCGATCATATCGATTTGCCAGCAGCCGCTGCTGCAGGCTTAACCGTAGCAGAGGTTACTGGAAGTAACACCGTCTCCGTGGCAGAAGATGAGCTCTTGCGCATTCTGATTCTGGTCAGAAACTTCTTGCCTGGGTATCAACAGGTGGTTCAAGGAGAGTGGAATGTCGCAGGCATTGCCCACAGAGCTTATGATCTTGAAGGAAAAACTGTTGGAACTGTTGGGGCCGGTCGGATCGGCAGGCTCTTGCTTCAGCGTCTTAAGCCCTTCAACTGCAACCTGCTTTACCATGACCGACTTAAGATCGACCCAGAGCTTGAGAAAGAAATTGGTGCCAAGTTTGAAGAGGACCTGGATGCTATGCTTCCAAAGTGTGATGTGATCGTGATCAACACACCACTTACCGAGAAAACAAGGTTTATGTTTGTCAAGTACTTGCCCTTTCCAAAATCATTTAACATATGACTTTTCTGAGTTTTTGGTTATTCCTTTGTTCAGAGGCATGTTTAACAAAGAGAGGATCGCAAAGATGAAGAAAGGTGTAATTGTTGTGAATAATGCTCGAGGAGCAATCATGGATACTCAGGCAGTTGCAGACGCTTGTTCCAGTGGTCACATTGCTGGTACCTACATCTgttcatttattttctttagctTTTACATTCCAGTATTTCTTCGCATGTCAGCCTAATTCTACTGATGGGGTCCCTGAAGTATATAAGAAGCTTGCCATGCTTGCATTTTGTGAAATCAGTATTAAAACTTCAAATCTGTAGAATATAAGCCAATGATGCGACTTTTTGATATTTGTTCTAAAAATTTGCTGAGGTACTACCATATGTACTCTGCTCCTATATGAGTGATGAGTATTATTGCTGTGGccttgttttcttttataaaaattAGAGCCATTATGCTTCACATATCATTACTACATTTTATTTGAAGAATAGGGAAACGACGCAATATATACTGACCTGTATTTCCTCACATGTAACATCTCATTCCCATTTCTCAGGGTATGGTGGTGATGTGTGGTTCCCCCAGCCAGCACCAAAGGATCACCCATGGCGCTACATGCCTAACCATGCCATGACCCCCCACATCTCTGGGACTACAATTGATGCTCAGGTTAGTTTCTGAGTTTTCTTTACTACCCGAGTCTAAAGTCTAATACCTTGTAGGAACTTGGTATCTGTGTTTCCTGCATTAGTTTAGTAAGGGAGCAGCATCTTTGCAACATCTCATCACGGTTGACGTGATCATGCCCTACCATAAGCTGACTAGTTTATGTCATTCATTTAGTGGGCGAACTTAAACTCTGGATGTGGTTGCTCATATTTCTCTGTAGCACATTAAAAACAATGCACATTGACACCAAAAGCAAGACAGCCAGCACTTGGAAGTTGTGGGTACTGGCGCCAAATTTCTTGTTAGAATGGCGGTCACCTTAAGGAATATCTAGAATATCATACTGAGAAACCAGTTAATTTATGCAATCTAACTAAAGCAGAGCGTAATTTAAGACAAGTTACCTATATGCACTACTCTGTTTTCTATCTATTGTCGCACATGCTTTTGACCATATCTGCCATGTCGGATGGCTAACAAACAATTCGTGCAGCTGCGGTATGCCGAGGGTGTGCGGGACATGCTGGACAGGTACTTCAAGGGTGAGGACTTCCCCGTGCAAAACTACATCGTCAAGGAAGGCCAGCTCGCAAGCCAATACCAGTGATCGCGCACACCATAGGCCAGAGCTGTATCCTTTTCTTTCCTCTGGTGAGAATTGCGAGGAGAAACTGTTGTTCCATCGCTGTATGTGTAGAAGTTCTCACGGAGACCTGTCGGCCACCGGAAATAAACAAGATATGCCTTTGCTGGCATTGCATCGTGGAAATAAACTAGACTTTGTGGTTGGTCTCGTGGGATCGTCGTTAACCCTGCCATTTTATGAACACTTTTTCCTGGAGAAAATCATATATGTTTTGAGTTCCGGTGGATATGTAATCGAGTGCTTATATAGGTTCTGTTTGTTTTCGTTTAGCTTATAATCTAAGTGTGGCCGAGAGAAACGAagattttctctcttctcaatTCTCGCTTCTCATAGTTTAAATTTCTAAAGTAGATTACCATAGAAGCGAAAATAAAAGAGGCGTTTGGTGGGATTATTGTTTATTTCCATCAATAAGTCAATTATAAtcggaaccaaacagggccataaaATTGTGGGACTGGGATGGGCGatgagagggggtgaatggcaGTCTTCAAAATTCTCTTCGAAAAAGCATATTCTAATTTATTGCtaaaagtattttttttctaacgATGATAGGTCAACTTATGACGAACTCACTTTAGGAACGGTTAGAAAAGCTTGACACAAAGTAGAAGCGAAGATTAATCAGAATGCTAAAAGCACGAGCCAATGTAAAGCGATTTACTTGATTAAAGCTATCATCAAATAGAAGCAAAGCTTGCCTAAAAGACGACCATAAAGAGTCTCAAAAAGATTAGAACTAATCACGACCAAAGAATCCTCTCAACCAAGCATGCAGAGGTCTAAAAGAAATTAGCAAGATCAAGTACTAATTAAACACAAATTAATTAAGCAATAAGCATGCAGCATATTAATCAACATGATAGAGAGCAGCACGAACAAACTAATCTAAACTGAAGATCAGAAATTAATTGATAAgtgcaagaaaagaaaaatgcaaaccGACACAACAAGCATGCAttggctgcctgcctgccttctCCTTGGGCCACGAGCGCCTTGTGCTTGCTCGCTGCACTTGGCTGCAGCCCAAGCACCTTCTCCTGCCTGCCCGCAGCCCGCGATTGGCCTGCCGGAGCTGCCCCACCTGGGCTCAGGCGCCAGCGCCTTGGTCTTAGGGATGGCAGCAGGCGAGAAACCCGGTGAGGGGCAGGGAACGAACCCATTCCTATTTGGGTTAAATTTCCCTGCTACCCGCCCCGCTACCCATCTCGGGTACCAATTTCACCCCATACCCACCACCCATCGGGTAACGGGTACCCATCGGTGACCCATCCCCACATAAGAAACTAATCAATGAGCATATCAAATTATCAATTGCACGTCTTCTTTCTCTGGTGGTGGGCTCGAGCTGTCAGTTCCAATAGACAATGCCATTAAGGGCAGTAGGGAAGGACGAGACGTCGGAGTCGGAGAGGCAGGTCGTAGGTAGGGGGCAGCAGCCGTGGTGACGCGGCGGGTGACTTGCACTCCTGCAGTGCAAACTGCCCCTGGTCGCGGCTGGAAGCTGGATGGGGTTGGGGGTCTGGACTCTGGCGGCGGCTGGATGGGGTGGCGGGGTTTAGAACAGTGTGGGCTAGTGGGGATTAGGTTGGGGTTTGGGTGCTTATATAGCCAGGGTTTGGAAgtaggcccacatgtcatagtAAAAACGGGTGCCCCATCGGGTAACGGGTCTGGGGTGTGAAAGAATGTACCCGTACCTGCTTCACCCAATGGGTGAAGAAAATACCCGTTAGCAGACCCACAGGGGCAA
Proteins encoded:
- the LOC120669931 gene encoding formate dehydrogenase 1, mitochondrial, with protein sequence MAMWRAAARQLVDRALGARAAHTSAGSKKIVGVFYKAGEYFDKNPNFVGCVEGALGIRSWLESQGHHYIVTDDKEGPNSELERHIEDMHVLITTPFHPAYVTAERIKKAKNLELLLTAGIGSDHIDLPAAAAAGLTVAEVTGSNTVSVAEDELLRILILVRNFLPGYQQVVQGEWNVAGIAHRAYDLEGKTVGTVGAGRIGRLLLQRLKPFNCNLLYHDRLKIDPELEKEIGAKFEEDLDAMLPKCDVIVINTPLTEKTRGMFNKERIAKMKKGVIVVNNARGAIMDTQAVADACSSGHIAGYGGDVWFPQPAPKDHPWRYMPNHAMTPHISGTTIDAQLRYAEGVRDMLDRYFKGEDFPVQNYIVKEGQLASQYQ